A window from Macaca thibetana thibetana isolate TM-01 chromosome 7, ASM2454274v1, whole genome shotgun sequence encodes these proteins:
- the LOC126958002 gene encoding 60S ribosomal protein L17-like, with product MVRYSLDPENPTKSCKSRGSNLRVHFKNIRETAQAIKGMHIRKATKYLKDVTLQKQCIPFRRYNGGVGRCAQAKQWGWTQGRWPKKSAEFLLHMLKNAESNAELKGLDVDSLVIEHIQVNKAPKMRRRTYRAHGRINPYMSSPCHIEMILTEKEQIVPKPEEEVAQKKKIFQKKLKKQKLMARE from the coding sequence ATGGTTCGCTATTCACTTGACCCAGAGAACCCCACGAAATCATGCAAATCAAGAGGTTCCAATCTTCGTGTTCACTTTAAGAACATTCGTGAAACTGCCCAGGCCATCAAGGGTATGCATATTCGAAAAGCCACGAAGTATCTGAAAGATGTCACTTTACAGAAACAGTGCATACCATTCCGACGTTACAATGGTGGAGTTGGCAGGTGTGCCCAGGCCAAGCAGTGGGGCTGGACACAAGGTCGGTGGCCCAAAAAGAGTGCTGAATTTTTGCTGCACATGCTTAAAAATGCAGAGAGTAATGCTGAACTTAAGGGTTTAGATGTAGATTCTCTGGTCATCGAGCATATCCAAGTGAACAAAGCACCTAAGATGCGCCGACGAACCTACAGAGCTCATGGTCGCATTAACCCATACATGAGCTCTCCCTGCCACATTGAGATGATCCTTACTGAAAAGGAACAGATTGTTCCTAAACCAGAAGAGGAAGTTGCCcagaagaaaaagatattccagaagaaactgaagaaacaaaaacttatggCACGGGAGTAA